The following coding sequences are from one Parabacteroides pacaensis window:
- a CDS encoding SusC/RagA family TonB-linked outer membrane protein, whose amino-acid sequence MKNNLLIVFVMLLFSAASAAQNKMTVSGIVTDQTGETVISASVRVKGQPDKGTITDVNGKYQIQEVPANATLIFSYIGMKAQEIAIKGRSVLNVIMEEDNQLIDEVVVVGYGTAKKRDLTGSIATVKAIEIASKPSTNPLASIQGKVAGVQVVNTGRAGQDPEIRIRGTNSINGYTPLYVVDGLFTDNINYLNPADIESMEILKDPSSLAIFGVRGANGVIIITTKKAKMGETIVNINSSVGFKNITDKIELTNAAQFKQLYNEQRMNQGVDPFDYTNWTADTYWQDEIFQTGILTNNNVSITGSSEKNKYYMGIGYTMEEGSIKSEKLSKLTLNLSSEYSVTKFLRFGFQVNGVRMLPPDAKGVGSAIKAAPIAPVYDLETGLHYTLPDFQQAQVANPMIDIEQRGRHNRAQNHRVTGNIYGEVDLMKHLTFKATFSLDYASNEARSYSPIIYVYNPDLEEKKENTNTKESVSQSKSNQLSAQSDYLLTYANNFGNHNLTLTGGITTNYIEHSSLQGGRSQNIGFGIPIGDNPDKWWISIIDDASTATNGSSQYKRFTMSYLLRGLYNYNNRYLLNISYRRDGSSVFRRTGNTWDNFYSFGAGWVMSEENFMKNQHIIDFLKLKGSWGILGSQTTGGYNYPSYPTVVSSGSAVFGDNIVEGKGLAYLVSSTLGWEKNYSWEAGFDMRLLGQRLQLSPVYYNKTTKDLLTKVPGISGSVPGLQNTGEIRNKGVELTASWSDNIGKNWRYGISANLTTIDNEVLSLINKDYAIISGVSRVSEGYPIGYFYGYKVAGIYQNEDDIRLSELNKVGSVSPGDLKFADVDGDGQITEKDRTIIGNPTPDFTYGFNVNVGYKNFDLNIDMMGVYGNEIYRNWDSNAYAQFNYRMERMNRWHGEGTSNWEPILDPSRNINLEASDYNIEDGSFFRIRNIELGYTFNSSLLKKIYMRSLRLYANIQNLKTWSRNSGYTPEVGGSAIQFGVDSGSYPMPAVYTFGFNLTF is encoded by the coding sequence ATGAAAAATAATTTATTAATCGTATTTGTGATGTTACTGTTTAGTGCCGCTTCGGCAGCTCAAAACAAAATGACAGTTTCAGGCATCGTGACCGATCAGACAGGAGAGACTGTCATCAGTGCTTCGGTCCGGGTAAAAGGACAACCTGACAAAGGAACTATTACCGATGTCAACGGGAAATATCAAATTCAGGAAGTACCGGCTAATGCCACTTTGATATTCAGTTATATCGGCATGAAAGCACAAGAAATCGCCATTAAAGGACGTTCTGTTTTAAATGTTATTATGGAAGAAGACAATCAACTGATTGACGAAGTAGTGGTAGTAGGATACGGTACGGCAAAAAAGCGTGATTTAACAGGCTCCATTGCAACCGTAAAAGCGATAGAGATAGCATCGAAACCTTCTACGAATCCTCTAGCTTCCATCCAAGGTAAAGTTGCCGGCGTGCAAGTAGTTAACACGGGCCGGGCGGGGCAAGATCCGGAAATACGTATTCGCGGGACAAATTCCATTAACGGGTATACTCCCTTATATGTAGTCGACGGTCTGTTTACCGACAACATCAACTATTTAAACCCGGCAGATATCGAATCTATGGAGATTTTAAAAGATCCTTCCTCACTGGCTATCTTCGGAGTACGGGGAGCCAATGGTGTGATTATTATCACTACTAAAAAAGCCAAAATGGGTGAGACAATCGTAAATATAAACAGCTCTGTAGGATTCAAAAACATTACAGACAAAATTGAATTGACAAATGCCGCACAATTCAAACAGTTGTATAACGAACAACGGATGAATCAAGGCGTAGATCCCTTTGATTATACGAACTGGACGGCAGATACTTATTGGCAGGATGAAATATTCCAAACAGGGATTCTGACAAACAACAATGTTAGTATTACCGGTTCGTCTGAAAAGAATAAATACTATATGGGTATCGGTTATACTATGGAGGAAGGCTCTATTAAATCGGAAAAGTTAAGCAAACTCACCCTTAATCTGAGTAGTGAATACAGCGTGACAAAGTTTTTAAGATTCGGTTTTCAAGTAAACGGGGTACGGATGCTACCGCCAGATGCAAAAGGTGTAGGAAGTGCTATCAAAGCCGCGCCTATCGCTCCGGTTTATGACTTGGAAACAGGTTTGCATTATACACTACCCGATTTCCAACAGGCACAAGTAGCGAATCCGATGATCGATATTGAACAAAGAGGACGGCATAACCGTGCACAAAACCACCGTGTTACCGGTAATATTTACGGAGAAGTCGATTTGATGAAACATTTGACTTTTAAGGCTACTTTCTCTTTGGATTATGCATCTAACGAAGCTCGTTCTTATTCTCCTATTATTTATGTGTACAATCCTGATTTGGAAGAGAAAAAAGAGAATACAAATACAAAAGAATCTGTCAGCCAGTCCAAATCAAACCAATTATCCGCCCAAAGTGATTATTTGTTGACCTATGCGAATAACTTCGGAAATCATAACCTGACATTGACTGGTGGCATCACGACGAATTATATCGAACATTCCAGCCTTCAAGGAGGGAGAAGCCAAAATATAGGTTTCGGAATTCCTATCGGCGACAATCCCGATAAATGGTGGATCTCCATTATCGATGATGCATCTACCGCTACGAATGGTAGTTCCCAATACAAACGTTTTACCATGTCTTATCTGTTAAGAGGCTTATATAATTACAACAATCGTTACCTGTTGAATATCTCTTACCGCCGCGACGGTTCTTCCGTATTCCGCCGTACAGGGAATACATGGGATAATTTCTATTCCTTCGGGGCAGGCTGGGTAATGTCTGAAGAAAACTTCATGAAAAACCAACATATAATTGACTTTTTGAAATTGAAAGGTTCGTGGGGTATATTAGGTAGCCAGACAACGGGAGGATATAATTATCCCTCCTATCCTACGGTAGTTAGCTCCGGGTCTGCCGTTTTTGGTGACAATATTGTAGAAGGCAAAGGACTTGCCTATTTGGTGTCGTCGACTTTAGGCTGGGAAAAGAACTATTCTTGGGAAGCCGGTTTCGATATGCGTTTACTAGGACAAAGATTACAACTCTCGCCGGTATATTACAACAAAACGACAAAAGATTTATTAACGAAAGTTCCGGGAATCAGCGGTTCGGTTCCCGGATTACAAAATACAGGCGAAATCCGAAACAAGGGGGTCGAATTGACAGCTTCCTGGTCCGATAATATAGGAAAGAATTGGAGATACGGCATCAGTGCCAATCTAACAACCATCGATAATGAAGTACTTTCATTGATTAATAAAGATTATGCTATTATTTCAGGTGTTTCACGAGTTTCGGAAGGATACCCTATCGGTTATTTTTACGGATATAAAGTAGCCGGTATATATCAGAACGAAGATGACATCCGCTTATCCGAATTAAATAAAGTAGGAAGCGTATCTCCGGGTGATTTAAAGTTTGCCGATGTAGATGGCGATGGCCAGATAACTGAAAAAGACCGTACAATAATTGGAAACCCGACTCCTGATTTTACCTACGGATTCAATGTCAACGTAGGATACAAGAACTTCGATTTGAACATAGATATGATGGGAGTGTACGGAAATGAAATCTACCGGAATTGGGATTCCAACGCGTATGCACAGTTCAACTACCGCATGGAACGGATGAACCGGTGGCATGGTGAGGGTACTTCCAACTGGGAACCGATTCTTGACCCTTCACGCAATATCAACCTGGAAGCTTCCGATTATAATATTGAAGACGGCAGTTTCTTTCGTATCCGTAACATTGAATTAGGGTATACGTTCAACTCTTCTCTTTTGAAGAAAATCTACATGCGCTCTTTAAGACTGTATGCCAATATACAGAACTTAAAAACGTGGTCTCGCAACAGCGGATATACTCCCGAAGTTGGAGGTAGCGCCATTCAGTTCGGAGTGGATAGCGGCAGTTATCCAATGCCTGCTGTTTATACTTTCGGGTTCAATTTGACATTCTGA
- the bglX gene encoding beta-glucosidase BglX has translation MKHLLFRLHLFLMGMLVATATSYAQKSPDAMNRFIDDLMKKMTLDEKIGQLNLPVTGQITTGQAKSSDVAKRIRAGEVGGLFNLKGVERIREVQKQAVEESRLGIPLLFGMDVVHGYETIFPIPLGLSCTWNMQAIEESAHIAAIEASADGICWTFSPMVDVCRDPRWGRISEGNGEDPFLGAAIARSMIRGYQGKNMSRNDEIMACVKHFALYGASEAGRDYNTVDMSRQRMFNEYMLPYQAAVEEGVSSVMASFNEIDGIPATGNEWLLTDVLRKQWGFDGFVVTDYTGITEMTAHGMGDTQTVAALALNAGVDMDMVSDAFSSTLKKSLKEGIVSMETIDVACRRILEAKYKLGLFENPYKYCDKARARKQIFTKEHRAVARKTASESLVLLKNENNLLPLAKKGTVAVIGPLANSRSNMPGTWSVAAVLNNAPSLVEGLKEVVGKQVEILTAKGCNLMSDNEYEKRATMFGRTLHRDNRTDQQLLDEALAIAAKSDVIVAALGESSEMSGESSCRTNLEMTDTQRFLLQELLKTGKPVVLVLFTGRPLVLTWEQQHVPAILNVWFGGSEAALAIGDVLFGDVNPSGKLTATFPKNVGQIPLFYAHKNTGRPLAQGEWFQKFRSNYLDVDNEPLYPFGYGLSYTTFSYSDIHLDKTSITGKEELTATVTVTNTGTKDGAEVIQLYIRDLVGSTTRPVKELKGFEKIFLKAGKSKEVSFKITSELLKFYNYTMEYVTEPGEFEVMIGGNSRDVKKTGFRLEPLIP, from the coding sequence ATGAAACATTTACTTTTCAGATTACATCTGTTTTTAATGGGGATGCTGGTTGCTACAGCTACCTCTTATGCACAAAAATCTCCTGATGCCATGAACCGCTTCATCGATGACTTGATGAAAAAAATGACATTAGACGAAAAAATAGGACAATTGAATCTGCCCGTAACGGGTCAAATCACTACCGGACAAGCAAAAAGTAGCGATGTAGCCAAACGAATCCGTGCCGGTGAAGTAGGCGGACTTTTTAACCTGAAAGGGGTAGAACGGATCCGCGAAGTACAAAAACAAGCAGTTGAAGAAAGCAGGCTCGGCATTCCTTTATTATTCGGTATGGACGTCGTTCATGGGTATGAAACAATATTTCCCATTCCTTTAGGATTATCCTGCACATGGAATATGCAAGCCATTGAAGAATCGGCACATATTGCAGCGATTGAAGCCAGTGCCGATGGTATTTGCTGGACATTCAGCCCTATGGTAGACGTCTGCCGTGATCCTCGTTGGGGACGTATTTCCGAAGGAAACGGCGAAGATCCGTTTTTAGGAGCAGCTATTGCCCGTTCCATGATACGGGGGTATCAAGGAAAAAACATGAGTCGCAACGATGAGATTATGGCATGTGTGAAACATTTCGCCTTATATGGTGCATCGGAAGCCGGACGTGATTATAATACGGTAGATATGAGCCGCCAACGCATGTTTAACGAATATATGTTACCTTACCAAGCTGCCGTAGAAGAAGGGGTAAGTAGCGTAATGGCTTCGTTCAACGAAATAGACGGCATACCTGCTACCGGCAACGAATGGTTACTGACGGATGTACTACGTAAGCAATGGGGTTTTGACGGTTTTGTGGTAACGGATTATACAGGCATCACAGAAATGACCGCACACGGAATGGGTGATACGCAAACAGTAGCTGCGCTGGCCTTGAATGCAGGAGTCGACATGGATATGGTAAGCGATGCTTTTTCAAGTACTCTTAAAAAAAGCTTGAAAGAAGGTATCGTGTCTATGGAGACAATCGATGTCGCTTGCCGCCGTATTCTCGAAGCCAAATATAAGCTCGGACTATTCGAAAATCCGTATAAATACTGCGATAAGGCACGTGCCCGTAAGCAAATTTTCACGAAAGAACATCGTGCTGTTGCCCGTAAAACAGCCTCGGAAAGTCTTGTATTGCTAAAGAATGAAAATAATTTACTTCCGCTAGCAAAAAAAGGAACTGTTGCCGTAATAGGACCTTTGGCAAACAGCCGTTCCAATATGCCAGGAACATGGAGCGTGGCTGCCGTTCTTAATAATGCACCGTCGTTAGTAGAAGGGCTTAAAGAGGTAGTAGGTAAACAGGTAGAAATCCTGACAGCTAAAGGATGCAATTTGATGAGCGACAATGAATATGAAAAACGCGCCACGATGTTCGGGCGTACACTACACCGCGATAACCGGACGGATCAGCAACTACTGGATGAAGCACTTGCCATAGCAGCTAAATCAGATGTAATTGTAGCAGCATTGGGAGAATCTTCCGAAATGAGCGGAGAAAGCAGTTGCCGTACAAATCTTGAAATGACCGATACGCAACGCTTTCTTTTACAAGAATTGTTAAAGACCGGCAAACCGGTAGTGCTGGTATTGTTTACCGGTCGACCATTAGTATTGACTTGGGAACAGCAACATGTACCTGCTATCCTGAATGTATGGTTTGGCGGCAGCGAAGCTGCATTAGCTATCGGGGACGTGTTATTCGGTGATGTAAATCCAAGTGGCAAGCTCACTGCTACTTTTCCCAAAAACGTAGGACAAATTCCTTTGTTTTATGCCCATAAAAACACAGGTCGCCCGTTAGCCCAAGGAGAATGGTTCCAAAAATTCCGGAGCAATTATTTGGACGTGGATAATGAACCCCTCTACCCGTTCGGATACGGTTTGAGCTATACAACTTTTTCGTATAGCGACATTCATTTGGATAAAACAAGCATTACCGGCAAGGAAGAGCTCACAGCTACCGTCACTGTTACCAATACCGGCACAAAAGACGGTGCAGAAGTAATTCAACTCTACATCCGCGACCTGGTAGGGAGCACAACGCGTCCGGTGAAAGAATTAAAAGGTTTTGAAAAAATCTTCCTGAAAGCAGGCAAGTCTAAAGAGGTATCCTTCAAAATCACTTCCGAGCTACTGAAATTCTATAACTATACGATGGAATACGTAACCGAGCCGGGTGAATTTGAAGTAATGATCGGTGGAAATAGCCGGGATGTAAAGAAAACTGGATTCCGTCTGGAACCTCTTATCCCATAA